One part of the Moorena sp. SIOASIH genome encodes these proteins:
- a CDS encoding NAD(P)H-quinone oxidoreductase subunit 4 produces the protein MTDFPWLTIIILFPIAASLLIPFLPEKNGTWERWYALIIGLIDFALIVYAFVTQYDLSNPELQLVEKYSWVPQMDLNWSVGVDGLSMPLVLLTGFITTLAMLAAWPVTFKPKLFYFLMLAMYGGQIAVFAVQDMLLFFLVWELELIPVYMLLSIWGGKKRLYAATKFILYTAGGSLFILLAALGMAFYGDTVTFDMRSLALKDYALNFQLLLYGGFLIAYGVKLPIFPLHTWLPDAHGEATAPVHMLLAGILLKMGGYALIRMNAGMLPDAHAVFAPVLIILGIVNIVYAALTSFAQRNLKRKIAYSSISHMGFVLIGIASFTDLGMSGAVMQMISHGLIGASLFFLVGATYDRTHTLMLDEMGGVGKRMGKMFAMWTTCSMASLALPGMSGFVAEVMVFVGFATSDAYGSLFKVLVIVLAAIGVILTPVYLLSMLREILYGPENKELVAHEALIDAEPREVFIIACLLVPIIGIGLYPKIVTQIYDATTVQLTARLRNSVPTLVNEAPVALENAPIVSVAPSIAPR, from the coding sequence ATGACAGATTTCCCCTGGCTAACAATAATTATTCTGTTTCCGATTGCGGCATCGCTTCTGATCCCCTTTCTGCCAGAAAAAAATGGGACTTGGGAGCGTTGGTACGCTTTAATTATCGGGTTAATTGATTTTGCCCTAATTGTCTATGCTTTTGTGACCCAATACGACCTGAGCAACCCAGAACTGCAACTGGTCGAAAAATACAGCTGGGTGCCTCAAATGGACTTGAATTGGTCAGTGGGTGTAGATGGCTTATCCATGCCTCTAGTGTTACTGACTGGCTTTATTACTACCCTAGCGATGCTGGCAGCTTGGCCGGTAACCTTCAAGCCTAAGCTATTCTACTTCCTGATGTTGGCAATGTACGGTGGTCAGATTGCTGTATTTGCTGTTCAGGATATGCTGTTGTTTTTCTTGGTATGGGAACTGGAGTTAATTCCGGTTTACATGCTACTGTCAATCTGGGGGGGCAAAAAGCGTCTCTATGCAGCTACCAAATTTATCCTCTACACGGCAGGGGGTTCCCTGTTTATTTTGCTAGCTGCCTTAGGCATGGCATTCTATGGGGATACCGTAACCTTTGATATGCGATCGCTCGCTCTCAAAGATTACGCTCTCAATTTCCAGCTACTGCTTTACGGAGGCTTCCTGATTGCTTACGGGGTCAAGCTACCCATCTTCCCTCTACATACCTGGTTACCAGATGCCCACGGGGAAGCCACAGCCCCGGTACACATGCTGCTGGCTGGCATTCTGCTGAAAATGGGGGGATATGCCCTAATCCGCATGAATGCTGGGATGCTACCCGATGCCCATGCCGTGTTTGCTCCGGTATTGATAATTTTAGGGATTGTCAATATTGTCTACGCTGCCCTTACCTCCTTTGCCCAGCGTAATCTCAAGCGTAAGATTGCTTACTCATCCATTTCCCATATGGGATTTGTCTTAATTGGTATTGCTTCCTTTACCGACTTAGGCATGAGTGGGGCAGTGATGCAAATGATTTCCCACGGTTTAATTGGTGCCAGCCTATTCTTCTTAGTAGGAGCTACCTATGACCGTACCCATACCTTGATGCTCGATGAGATGGGGGGTGTTGGTAAAAGAATGGGCAAAATGTTCGCCATGTGGACAACCTGTTCCATGGCATCCTTAGCATTACCCGGAATGAGTGGGTTTGTGGCAGAAGTGATGGTGTTTGTTGGCTTTGCTACCAGTGATGCTTACGGTTCCTTGTTCAAGGTATTAGTGATCGTCCTGGCAGCTATCGGGGTTATCTTAACACCAGTTTACCTGCTCTCCATGCTGCGAGAGATTTTATATGGTCCGGAAAACAAGGAATTAGTTGCCCACGAAGCCTTGATTGATGCGGAACCTCGGGAAGTGTTTATTATTGCCTGTCTGTTAGTACCAATTATCGGGATTGGTTTGTATCCGAAAATTGTGACTCAGATCTATGACGCTACTACCGTTCAGCTAACCGCACGACTCCGCAACTCTGTACCAACCTTGGTCAACGAAGCACCAGTAGCACTAGAAAATGCTCCAATAGTTTCTGTCGCTCCATCTATTGCTCCTCGTTAG
- a CDS encoding Uma2 family endonuclease: MTFATTAVETNPIVLRMPPALDMDDDQFFEFCQVNRDLRIERTLDGEIIVMPPTGGETSDRNSDINFQLRLWNRQTKLGKVFESSCGFKLPNGADRSPDASWLKLERWESLSKEQRKKFIPLCPDFVIELRSPSDRVKDLKDKMEEYMDNGARLGWLIEPNSRRVYIYRPGADVEQLENPATVKGDDSVLPGFVMVMEEIWEG; this comes from the coding sequence ATGACATTCGCCACCACAGCTGTTGAAACTAATCCCATTGTGCTGAGGATGCCTCCAGCATTGGATATGGATGATGACCAATTTTTTGAGTTTTGTCAGGTTAATCGAGATTTACGTATTGAACGCACATTAGACGGAGAAATAATTGTTATGCCCCCAACAGGAGGTGAAACATCTGACAGAAATTCCGACATTAATTTTCAGCTACGGTTATGGAACCGCCAAACAAAGCTAGGGAAAGTTTTTGAGTCTTCTTGTGGCTTTAAGCTCCCCAATGGGGCAGATCGTTCTCCTGATGCATCTTGGCTCAAGCTGGAGCGGTGGGAATCTCTGAGTAAAGAACAAAGGAAAAAATTTATTCCTCTGTGCCCAGATTTTGTGATTGAGTTGCGTTCCCCCAGTGATAGGGTAAAAGATCTCAAGGACAAGATGGAGGAGTACATGGACAATGGTGCGAGGTTGGGGTGGTTGATTGAGCCAAATAGTCGTCGGGTGTATATTTACCGTCCTGGTGCTGATGTGGAGCAATTGGAAAATCCCGCTACGGTGAAGGGGGATGATTCGGTGCTGCCTGGTTTTGTCATGGTTATGGAAGAAATTTGGGAAGGTTGA
- a CDS encoding Uma2 family endonuclease: protein MTNEQLKPKFFYRNTNGTPMAESDPNRDYIIYGVEALKNYFKNRDDVYVSGNLSIYYLEGIYDAVIEPDVFVIFGVENKLRKHYKVWEEGGNFPSWILEVTSINTKGTDQRFNRQTYQDMGVLEYMQYDPVEDYLQPPLKGLRLVEGNYEPIASKPLGDEDFSIYSEVLGLELQVHQGKLEFFDPKLGKKLLNFQELDMAYQEAEQALQQTEQALQKAISHLLGLGVSVEQIAEALSISVEEVNYRVQH, encoded by the coding sequence ATGACTAATGAGCAATTAAAACCTAAATTTTTCTACCGCAATACTAATGGTACACCAATGGCAGAAAGTGACCCTAACCGAGATTATATCATTTATGGCGTAGAAGCCTTGAAAAACTATTTCAAAAATCGAGACGATGTTTATGTTTCCGGTAACTTATCGATTTACTACCTAGAAGGCATATATGATGCCGTAATCGAGCCTGATGTATTTGTAATTTTCGGAGTAGAAAATAAACTACGAAAACACTACAAAGTTTGGGAAGAAGGCGGAAATTTTCCGAGTTGGATCTTAGAAGTAACTTCAATAAATACTAAGGGAACTGATCAAAGGTTTAATCGCCAAACATACCAAGATATGGGAGTATTAGAATATATGCAGTATGACCCTGTGGAAGATTATCTCCAACCACCCCTGAAAGGATTACGTCTGGTGGAGGGAAACTATGAGCCTATAGCTAGCAAACCTTTAGGAGATGAAGATTTCTCCATTTACAGTGAAGTTTTAGGTCTAGAACTTCAAGTGCATCAGGGAAAATTAGAGTTTTTCGATCCAAAGTTAGGTAAAAAGCTATTAAACTTTCAAGAACTGGACATGGCTTATCAGGAAGCTGAACAAGCACTACAGCAAACTGAACAAGCACTACAGAAAGCTATTTCCCATTTATTAGGATTAGGAGTGAGTGTGGAACAGATAGCTGAAGCGTTGAGTATATCAGTAGAAGAGGTTAATTACAGAGTCCAACACTAA
- a CDS encoding Uma2 family endonuclease, with protein sequence MTKVTDELKTEIFYPDSDGKPMTESDPTRDYLIYGVEALKSYFKNREDVYVSGNLFIYYQKGEPNEVVSPDVFVVFGVENKQRRSYNAWEEGGKLPSWVLEITSKSSQNSDQTTKRQLYQTMGVLEYFQYDPTGDYLKPPLKGLRLVKGKYQAIPSKPLGDGDFSIDSEVLGLELQVHQGKLEFFDPKLGKKLLNFQELEIAYQRAKLEQTTEAQARQQAELERAAEAQARQQAEEALKNAISQLLGLGLNVEQIAEALNLSVAEVNRHVQE encoded by the coding sequence ATGACTAAAGTAACTGACGAACTCAAAACCGAAATTTTCTACCCCGATAGTGATGGTAAGCCTATGACAGAAAGTGATCCTACTCGGGATTATCTAATTTATGGGGTAGAAGCCTTAAAAAGTTATTTCAAAAATCGGGAAGATGTTTATGTTTCCGGTAACTTATTTATTTACTACCAGAAAGGAGAACCCAATGAGGTAGTCTCTCCCGATGTATTTGTGGTTTTTGGCGTGGAAAACAAACAGCGAAGAAGCTACAATGCTTGGGAAGAAGGAGGAAAATTGCCCAGTTGGGTATTAGAAATAACCTCAAAAAGCAGCCAGAATAGTGATCAAACCACGAAACGCCAACTATACCAAACTATGGGAGTATTAGAATACTTTCAGTATGATCCTACTGGGGATTATCTTAAACCGCCACTTAAGGGATTACGTTTGGTTAAGGGAAAGTATCAAGCTATCCCCAGCAAGCCCTTAGGGGATGGAGATTTTTCTATTGATAGTGAAGTCTTAGGTCTAGAGCTGCAAGTGCATCAGGGAAAACTAGAATTTTTTGATCCGAAGCTGGGTAAAAAGCTATTAAACTTTCAAGAACTGGAGATAGCTTATCAACGAGCAAAGTTAGAGCAAACCACAGAAGCTCAAGCCCGACAACAAGCGGAGTTAGAGCGAGCTGCCGAAGCTCAAGCCCGACAACAAGCGGAAGAAGCGCTAAAGAATGCTATTTCCCAGTTACTAGGATTAGGATTGAATGTTGAACAGATAGCTGAAGCACTAAATTTATCAGTGGCAGAGGTTAACCGTCACGTTCAAGAATAA
- a CDS encoding agmatine/peptidylarginine deiminase, which translates to MLNRRRLLKLSVLSAASALGMSAVCSRVRTEVSSSEMPDYSSTGVTLLQETTPLEDGFFFPAEWEPHEFTIMVFPPAQNWKGYGLKKARREWAAVANAVNEFEAVSMVVHPQDKGVAKGLLSSDIELIEFPVNDGWARDSGPMFLVNGKGSRRVAGFTFNGWGGKFPPYQDDALLKARLSHYLDTTMYSSSLVLEGGGVTLDGEGTIITTEECLLNPNRNPRMSKSQVERLLKHYLGAETVVWLGRGIVPDPVTDGHVDGICAFAAPGLVLLHSTDDANDPNYKICGDAKHRLQQSTDARGRKFEIVEIPLGLDIAHMNFYIANNGVIVPVAGDSSQDDAPLAILREVFPGRKVVGVNSLILAEGGGGVHCITQQVPVANGVSTQHSAVSNQ; encoded by the coding sequence ATGTTGAATCGTCGAAGGTTACTGAAGTTAAGTGTTCTTTCAGCTGCTAGTGCCTTGGGTATGTCAGCAGTCTGCTCAAGGGTGAGAACTGAGGTTAGTAGTAGTGAAATGCCGGACTATAGCAGCACTGGAGTGACGTTATTGCAAGAGACAACACCCCTTGAAGATGGCTTTTTCTTTCCAGCGGAATGGGAACCCCATGAATTCACGATCATGGTGTTTCCTCCAGCTCAGAATTGGAAAGGCTATGGTCTGAAGAAGGCAAGGCGGGAATGGGCAGCAGTGGCGAATGCTGTCAATGAGTTTGAAGCGGTTTCGATGGTTGTTCATCCTCAAGACAAGGGTGTGGCTAAGGGCTTGTTGAGTTCAGATATTGAACTGATTGAGTTTCCCGTAAACGATGGCTGGGCAAGGGATTCCGGTCCAATGTTTTTGGTGAACGGCAAGGGTTCACGTCGGGTAGCTGGGTTTACGTTCAACGGTTGGGGTGGTAAGTTTCCCCCCTATCAGGACGATGCTTTACTAAAGGCGCGATTGTCTCACTATCTTGATACTACCATGTACTCATCCTCTCTAGTCTTGGAGGGCGGTGGTGTCACATTAGATGGTGAAGGTACTATTATCACCACTGAGGAATGTTTACTTAACCCCAATCGCAACCCGAGGATGAGTAAGTCTCAAGTTGAGAGATTGTTGAAGCACTATCTCGGAGCTGAAACCGTGGTTTGGCTAGGTCGTGGTATCGTACCTGATCCCGTCACAGATGGACATGTGGATGGGATTTGCGCATTTGCAGCACCTGGATTGGTCTTACTCCATAGCACTGATGATGCTAATGATCCAAATTACAAGATTTGTGGGGATGCTAAGCATCGATTACAACAAAGTACTGATGCTCGCGGACGTAAGTTTGAGATTGTTGAGATTCCTCTTGGCTTAGATATTGCTCACATGAATTTTTATATTGCTAATAATGGTGTGATCGTTCCAGTTGCTGGTGACTCCAGCCAAGATGATGCTCCCCTTGCTATTCTGCGTGAGGTTTTCCCTGGGCGGAAGGTTGTTGGTGTAAATAGTCTGATCCTGGCTGAAGGTGGAGGAGGAGTTCATTGTATTACCCAACAGGTACCTGTTGCTAATGGGGTAAGCACTCAGCACTCAGCAGTCAGCAATCAGTAA
- a CDS encoding tRNA-dependent cyclodipeptide synthase, which translates to MAVTTILLPMLNAQILDFLNVNNIEYEIIQHSSTCSDLEIEMMLNSCNREFANTILLNIDGLIHYTFVSANYDINTNRLKETLKANRLDLITDPITITYPYELFKVTLIDQILANETEEILFKVESSNKNIVVKVKTSVFLAVFNPKVVSLNLLPKYRTKIIFVSPESNRNTFEDNENCFFGISLENSHFTRPKLMASLDWISKRFSSCFVLIGDSIHRITLETRGGLEPVEAYDKALCLGSEFLHREKNIFKRFENYCKYNFILCSEVQSYPDYNLYYTKLKNLFDQDTSFQNSVKAFSENYHRRKQAQISNEQWKAHISRSSEYFLEEFAIFACLVKRNIPVMVYPGSFSTLTEIVNGKHPKVLQELKDLTVVSLQLKKR; encoded by the coding sequence GTGGCAGTTACGACCATATTATTACCAATGCTAAACGCTCAAATACTAGATTTTTTAAATGTCAACAATATCGAATACGAAATTATTCAGCATTCATCAACTTGCTCTGATTTAGAAATCGAGATGATGCTTAACTCCTGTAATAGAGAGTTTGCTAACACTATTCTACTAAATATAGATGGACTGATACATTATACTTTTGTATCAGCAAATTATGACATTAACACAAATCGTCTCAAAGAAACACTAAAAGCTAACCGATTGGATCTAATCACAGATCCAATAACAATTACTTACCCTTATGAATTATTTAAAGTCACTCTAATAGACCAAATCTTAGCGAATGAAACTGAAGAAATTTTGTTTAAAGTTGAATCATCAAATAAGAATATAGTTGTTAAAGTTAAAACATCCGTTTTTCTGGCAGTTTTTAACCCCAAGGTAGTTTCCCTAAACCTTTTGCCTAAATACAGAACAAAAATAATTTTTGTTTCTCCTGAGTCCAACAGAAATACATTTGAGGATAACGAAAATTGTTTTTTTGGTATTAGTTTAGAGAACAGTCACTTTACTCGTCCAAAGCTTATGGCATCACTTGATTGGATAAGTAAGCGTTTTTCTTCATGCTTTGTATTGATAGGAGATAGCATACACAGAATAACACTAGAGACTCGTGGAGGTCTTGAGCCAGTTGAAGCTTATGATAAAGCCCTATGTCTTGGCTCTGAGTTTTTACATCGAGAGAAAAATATTTTTAAAAGATTTGAAAATTATTGTAAGTATAATTTTATTTTATGTTCGGAAGTACAAAGTTACCCAGACTACAATCTATACTACACAAAGCTCAAAAATCTTTTTGATCAAGACACATCTTTTCAAAATTCAGTAAAAGCATTCAGTGAGAATTACCACCGTAGAAAACAAGCACAAATAAGTAACGAGCAATGGAAAGCTCATATCAGCCGATCTAGCGAGTATTTTTTAGAAGAGTTTGCCATTTTTGCTTGCTTAGTCAAAAGAAATATTCCAGTTATGGTTTATCCAGGTTCTTTCAGCACTTTGACAGAAATTGTCAATGGTAAACATCCCAAGGTGTTACAGGAGCTTAAAGACTTAACAGTTGTATCACTCCAGTTGAAAAAAAGATGA
- a CDS encoding Uma2 family endonuclease: protein MSVAKPLFEQVILPHPAKETLPTMYDLPSEDPEEPGLPDEFHIWQPQLCSETFRPPNYESERVFVASDLNLYYDPNHTAWYKRPDWFAVVGISRFYQGRELRMSYVIWQEDVRPIVAIELLSASTRDQDLGYSERTVEPPTKWEVYEQILAIPYYVTFDRVSNELQLFKLDGGSYQPQTIDNSKFWMPELQLGLGLWLGEYRGLNRLWLRWYDQQGNWIPTDAELERLRAEHERQQKELAQQQAEQERQEKELAQQRAELEHQRAELAQQRAEQLAERLRQMGINPDEI from the coding sequence ATGTCTGTTGCCAAACCCTTATTTGAGCAGGTTATTCTCCCTCATCCGGCCAAAGAAACCCTGCCCACCATGTATGATTTACCCAGTGAAGATCCCGAGGAGCCGGGTTTGCCTGACGAATTTCATATTTGGCAACCACAACTGTGTAGTGAGACATTTCGCCCTCCCAATTATGAGAGCGAAAGGGTCTTTGTGGCCAGTGACTTAAATTTATATTATGACCCAAACCATACCGCTTGGTACAAACGACCGGATTGGTTTGCTGTAGTAGGGATTTCCCGATTCTACCAGGGACGAGAGCTCAGAATGAGTTATGTGATCTGGCAAGAAGACGTCAGACCAATTGTGGCCATAGAGTTGCTATCTGCCAGCACCAGAGATCAAGACCTTGGTTACAGTGAACGAACGGTCGAACCACCAACGAAATGGGAAGTGTACGAGCAAATTTTAGCAATTCCCTACTATGTTACCTTTGACCGAGTCAGTAACGAATTACAACTTTTTAAGTTAGATGGCGGCAGCTATCAACCCCAAACCATAGACAATTCCAAATTTTGGATGCCTGAGTTGCAATTGGGTTTAGGACTATGGCTTGGGGAATATCGGGGATTGAATCGGTTGTGGCTACGTTGGTATGATCAACAGGGGAATTGGATTCCCACTGACGCTGAACTTGAACGTCTTCGAGCTGAACATGAACGTCAACAGAAGGAACTGGCTCAACAACAAGCTGAACAGGAACGTCAAGAGAAGGAACTGGCTCAACAACGAGCTGAACTTGAACACCAACGAGCTGAACTGGCTCAACAACGAGCTGAACAATTAGCAGAACGGTTACGACAGATGGGTATTAATCCCGATGAAATTTAA